The following proteins are encoded in a genomic region of Paenibacillus sp. FSL H3-0469:
- a CDS encoding helix-turn-helix transcriptional regulator, translating into MKPAVMIRDQLADYLTQHDMSINQFAIRSGINSGTLSRIINGHQPIAMSHLELITAGMGLGEDFFYSLYVEECFYYSSPTWRRLRPFIVKCAELGRTDCIELLVQNLLDNLTYVPMLYEVAEGLFQQGHLAAAALLYENVSASEKYQYSERLATCQYRLFQIALGDDQSTNLRAATLFESYIPRLNEADQLDGLKDLLEVYYSLQQWPKVNELAEKMLELATLRYNLQLQSNLNRGNIKTSKTPLYLYILRSHLFLSSICMEYGDYKSAIELVPRYMDGSWIKEDDEEARRTLVQFREWGTANIYLYRMLDGQIEVLDEYVEYISAQTDEIFTAIYNIIRCANWYDWNVDHILERFSAYIPYRTYKSEFGQYNSQIMADKHARFLAELANYYLHNKRNRGIEFLLESLESSSIINNESVAITCVNLFEQYRDVASVEELERYKFLMREVWKPNEKTIYQASGSM; encoded by the coding sequence TTGAAGCCTGCAGTCATGATTCGAGACCAGCTTGCAGATTATTTAACCCAGCATGACATGTCCATTAATCAGTTCGCCATTAGATCCGGTATTAATTCCGGAACACTGAGCCGGATCATTAATGGCCATCAGCCCATTGCCATGAGCCATCTGGAGTTAATCACTGCAGGAATGGGGCTTGGCGAGGATTTTTTTTACAGCTTGTATGTAGAGGAATGCTTCTATTATTCGTCACCGACCTGGCGGCGGCTTCGTCCGTTCATTGTGAAATGTGCGGAACTCGGGCGTACAGATTGTATCGAGCTGCTGGTGCAGAACTTGCTGGATAATCTGACGTATGTCCCCATGCTATACGAGGTTGCGGAAGGCTTGTTCCAGCAAGGCCACTTGGCAGCGGCTGCACTACTCTATGAGAATGTAAGCGCCAGCGAGAAATACCAGTATTCCGAACGCTTAGCCACCTGCCAATACCGTCTGTTCCAGATTGCCCTGGGTGATGACCAGAGCACGAACCTGCGTGCTGCTACCCTGTTCGAGAGCTACATCCCGCGGTTAAATGAGGCGGATCAGTTGGATGGGCTGAAAGATTTGTTGGAAGTATACTATTCCTTGCAGCAGTGGCCTAAAGTTAATGAACTCGCAGAGAAGATGCTTGAACTGGCTACACTACGTTATAATCTCCAGCTCCAGTCAAACTTAAATCGAGGCAACATTAAGACTTCTAAAACTCCACTATATCTCTATATTTTGCGATCTCATCTCTTTCTCTCTAGTATTTGCATGGAATACGGGGATTATAAATCTGCTATAGAACTTGTGCCGCGCTATATGGACGGAAGCTGGATAAAGGAAGATGATGAAGAAGCGAGACGGACGTTAGTTCAGTTTAGAGAGTGGGGTACTGCGAATATTTACTTATACCGTATGCTGGACGGACAAATAGAAGTGCTAGACGAGTATGTCGAATATATATCTGCACAAACAGACGAGATATTTACGGCGATTTACAATATTATCCGATGTGCAAATTGGTATGATTGGAATGTTGATCACATTCTGGAGCGCTTCTCTGCCTATATCCCATATCGAACTTATAAATCAGAATTCGGCCAATACAACTCACAGATTATGGCAGACAAACACGCGAGATTTCTTGCTGAATTGGCAAACTATTATTTACATAATAAAAGAAACAGAGGGATTGAATTCTTACTAGAAAGTTTGGAATCTTCATCTATTATAAACAATGAGAGTGTGGCAATCACTTGTGTCAATTTGTTTGAACAATACAGGGATGTTGCCAGTGTAGAAGAGTTGGAAAGATACAAATTTTTAATGAGAGAGGTGTGGAAACCAAATGAAAAAACAATTTATCAAGCTTCTGGTTCTATGTAG
- a CDS encoding LysE/ArgO family amino acid transporter, with protein MVQAILHGMILAFGLILPLGVQNIFVFNQGAQHPRFRSVMPVVLTSAVCDTLLIAAAVGGVSLVILSLRWVTPVIYGAGILFLAFMGWRIWRSTPAKDESGRLSAKGQILYALSVSLLNPHALLDTVGVIGTSSLQYEGAVRWTFAAATVAVSWLWFLGLAAAGRQLGRLDASGKVMSGMNTVSALLIWAIAVYMGVQLWGLLYG; from the coding sequence ATGGTGCAGGCCATTCTACATGGAATGATCCTGGCCTTCGGGCTGATTCTGCCGCTGGGCGTGCAGAATATATTCGTCTTCAACCAAGGGGCACAGCATCCTAGATTCCGCAGTGTAATGCCTGTCGTACTGACGTCAGCGGTATGCGACACACTGCTTATCGCTGCCGCAGTCGGTGGAGTCTCCTTGGTCATTTTATCGCTGCGCTGGGTCACACCTGTTATATATGGCGCGGGCATTCTGTTTCTCGCCTTCATGGGCTGGAGAATCTGGCGCTCTACTCCGGCGAAGGATGAGTCGGGCCGACTATCAGCGAAGGGACAGATCCTCTATGCGCTGTCTGTGTCCCTCCTGAACCCTCATGCCCTTCTGGATACGGTGGGTGTGATTGGAACCAGCTCGCTGCAATACGAAGGGGCGGTGCGCTGGACCTTCGCGGCGGCGACAGTGGCCGTCTCCTGGCTCTGGTTCCTGGGTCTTGCTGCAGCGGGCCGCCAACTCGGCAGACTGGATGCTTCCGGCAAGGTCATGAGTGGGATGAATACCGTTTCGGCACTGCTGATCTGGGCGATCGCCGTCTACATGGGAGTTCAGTTGTGGGGGCTGTTGTATGGCTAG
- a CDS encoding response regulator transcription factor has translation MVKILVVDDDPHIRELVGVFLRAEGMAEVLSASDGLEALRLLEESTADMAIIDIMMPNMDGWELCRELRKEYDFPILMLTAKGETSQIVKGFELGTDDYLVKPFEPPVLIARVKALLKRYQISAAQSVTVGSLRMNRTTYEVLSEHGEFTLPLKEFELLFKLASYRGQTLTRDRLIEEIWGYDYEGNERTLDVHVGRLRERFPQERFGFSIRTIRGLGYRLEG, from the coding sequence ATGGTCAAAATACTGGTAGTGGACGACGATCCGCATATCCGCGAATTGGTGGGAGTGTTCCTGAGAGCTGAAGGGATGGCGGAGGTGCTGAGCGCTTCTGACGGACTGGAGGCGCTGCGGCTGCTCGAAGAGAGCACGGCGGATATGGCGATCATTGATATTATGATGCCGAATATGGACGGCTGGGAGCTGTGCCGGGAGCTGCGCAAGGAGTATGATTTTCCGATACTAATGCTGACGGCCAAAGGAGAGACCTCGCAGATTGTCAAAGGCTTCGAGCTGGGCACAGACGACTATCTGGTCAAGCCGTTCGAGCCGCCGGTGCTGATCGCCAGGGTCAAGGCACTGCTGAAGCGTTACCAGATTTCCGCCGCCCAGAGTGTTACCGTAGGCAGTCTGCGGATGAACCGCACAACCTACGAAGTGCTGTCGGAGCATGGCGAGTTCACGCTGCCGCTGAAGGAATTCGAGCTGCTCTTCAAGCTGGCCAGTTACCGGGGGCAGACGCTGACCCGCGATCGGCTCATTGAAGAGATTTGGGGCTATGATTATGAAGGCAATGAGCGGACGCTGGATGTACATGTGGGACGTCTGCGTGAGCGGTTTCCGCAGGAGCGATTCGGATTCTCCATTCGTACGATCCGGGGGCTTGGCTACCGGCTGGAGGGATAG
- a CDS encoding HAMP domain-containing sensor histidine kinase produces the protein MKRRIMKIWEKIGIVGPIAGMLIMLYISWNGSYFGSKLLVRHFGWSFSEYGYHLFVMAMQIIIFFVSGAIIAFATRGKDQNFYRPILTAMRQISQGDFKIELENSGQYRQFGGIVEGINEMASELSRMELMRQDFIASVSHEIQSPLTSIRGFAAALQEENLSPDIRKHYLDIIEAESRRLSGLSDNLLKLSVLEAESFPFERKPYRLDKQVQAMILAAEPQWLGKEIEVEAELQETTVSAVQDLLSQVWTNLLHNSIKFTPQGGRITVFVRSMEERVEVEVRDSGLGMTEEELERIFERFYKADKSRSVSSGSGSGLGLPLVKKIVELHEGSVHVTSRPGEGTAFIVRLPQQSR, from the coding sequence ATGAAGCGCAGAATCATGAAGATATGGGAGAAAATCGGTATAGTTGGACCTATAGCCGGAATGTTGATTATGCTCTATATCTCCTGGAACGGGAGCTATTTCGGATCAAAACTGCTGGTCCGTCATTTCGGCTGGTCCTTCTCTGAATACGGGTATCACTTGTTTGTGATGGCGATGCAGATTATCATCTTTTTCGTCAGCGGGGCGATTATTGCCTTCGCTACACGCGGCAAGGATCAGAATTTCTATAGGCCGATCCTTACGGCCATGCGGCAGATCTCGCAGGGCGATTTCAAGATTGAACTGGAGAACAGCGGCCAGTACCGGCAGTTCGGAGGGATTGTGGAAGGAATTAATGAAATGGCGAGCGAGCTGAGCCGGATGGAGCTGATGCGGCAGGACTTCATCGCAAGCGTCTCCCATGAGATCCAGTCGCCGCTGACCTCGATCCGCGGGTTCGCTGCCGCGCTTCAAGAGGAGAACCTCAGTCCGGATATCCGCAAGCATTATTTGGATATCATTGAAGCGGAGAGCCGCCGTCTGTCCGGCCTGAGTGATAATCTGCTGAAGCTGTCTGTGCTGGAGGCGGAGAGCTTCCCGTTCGAGCGCAAGCCTTATAGGCTGGATAAGCAAGTGCAGGCGATGATCCTGGCCGCAGAGCCGCAGTGGCTTGGCAAGGAGATTGAGGTGGAGGCCGAGCTTCAGGAGACCACCGTGAGCGCGGTACAGGATCTGCTGAGCCAGGTATGGACCAACCTGCTGCATAACAGCATCAAGTTCACCCCGCAGGGCGGACGGATCACCGTCTTTGTGCGCAGCATGGAGGAACGGGTGGAGGTGGAGGTCAGGGACAGCGGGCTCGGCATGACCGAAGAAGAGCTGGAGCGGATCTTCGAACGCTTCTATAAGGCGGATAAGTCCAGAAGCGTCAGCAGTGGAAGCGGAAGCGGGCTCGGCCTCCCGCTCGTGAAGAAGATCGTAGAGCTCCACGAAGGCAGCGTACACGTAACGAGCCGTCCCGGAGAGGGGACGGCCTTCATCGTGCGTTTGCCGCAGCAGAGCAGATGA
- a CDS encoding ABC transporter ATP-binding protein yields the protein MKNKQAPQKQGAAMKPFLKLLHETKPSYLLLALALGLSIISTLVGLVIPMFTKNLVDGFSLASVSKLQIAGIAGAFIAQTVAGGVSIYLLNAVGQKVVAGLRDRLWRKFLVLPVSYYNENRTGESVSRMTNDTGILKTLISEHLASLFTGLISIVGSVLVLFYLNWKMTLVLFTVLPLSALILVPLGRQMYKISKGTQDETASFTAVLSGVLSEIRLVKSSGAEQKEYEAGRQGIMNLLGFGIREGKISALISPLISFVFMMLLVVIIGYGGMLVSSGALTAGELVAFILYLIQIIMPLTQLTQFFTQLQKAKGASERIIETLAAEEEMYEGVEEAEGTEGPIAVEDLSFGYKTGEKVLNKVSFTMLPGQVTAIVGPSGGGKTTLFSLLERFYEPQSGVIRLDGKPVSMFSLKSWRKQIGYVSQESPLLAGTIAENLGYGLDREISKEELKRAAAMAYADGFIEELPDGYNTDVGERGVKLSGGQRQRIAIARALLRDPKILMLDEATSSLDSQSEAVVQKALGNLMQGRTTIVIAHRLATVVNADQIIFMEKGRITGKGTHEELLRDHELYREFAEQQLQLNTPELLSQGIEEGTTDYGQNTGSGRRSAYPRIGGSVPES from the coding sequence ATGAAAAACAAGCAAGCACCGCAGAAGCAGGGCGCGGCCATGAAGCCCTTCCTGAAGCTGCTGCACGAAACCAAGCCATCTTATCTGCTGCTGGCGCTGGCCCTTGGCCTCAGCATCATTTCGACCCTCGTCGGTCTGGTCATCCCCATGTTCACGAAGAATCTGGTGGACGGCTTCTCGCTGGCTTCTGTGAGCAAGCTGCAGATTGCCGGCATCGCCGGAGCGTTCATTGCGCAGACCGTGGCCGGCGGAGTCTCCATCTACCTTTTGAATGCCGTCGGGCAAAAGGTGGTAGCCGGGCTGCGTGACAGGCTGTGGCGCAAATTCCTGGTGCTGCCCGTATCCTATTACAATGAGAACCGGACAGGCGAGAGCGTCAGCCGGATGACTAATGATACAGGAATTCTCAAGACACTGATCTCGGAGCATCTGGCCAGTCTGTTCACCGGCCTCATCTCCATTGTCGGCTCTGTCCTGGTGTTGTTCTATCTGAACTGGAAAATGACGCTGGTGCTGTTCACGGTGCTTCCGCTGTCGGCGCTGATTCTGGTGCCGCTGGGACGGCAGATGTACAAGATCTCCAAGGGAACGCAGGACGAGACGGCCTCCTTCACCGCTGTGCTCAGCGGCGTATTGTCCGAGATCCGGCTGGTGAAATCCTCAGGAGCGGAGCAGAAGGAGTATGAAGCCGGACGGCAAGGGATTATGAACCTGCTGGGCTTCGGGATTCGTGAGGGCAAGATCAGCGCCCTGATCAGCCCGCTGATCTCCTTCGTCTTCATGATGCTGCTGGTGGTTATTATCGGCTATGGCGGGATGCTGGTATCCTCAGGGGCGCTCACGGCCGGTGAACTGGTCGCCTTTATTCTGTATCTGATTCAGATTATTATGCCGCTGACACAGCTGACGCAATTCTTCACCCAGCTCCAGAAGGCCAAGGGTGCCTCCGAGCGGATCATTGAGACCCTTGCAGCAGAGGAAGAGATGTATGAAGGCGTGGAAGAGGCTGAGGGCACAGAGGGGCCAATTGCTGTGGAAGACCTCAGCTTCGGATACAAGACGGGAGAGAAGGTACTGAACAAGGTAAGCTTCACTATGCTGCCGGGGCAGGTGACCGCTATTGTCGGCCCAAGCGGCGGCGGTAAAACAACCCTGTTCTCGCTGCTGGAACGCTTCTATGAACCGCAGAGCGGAGTCATCCGTCTGGACGGCAAGCCGGTATCGATGTTCTCCCTGAAATCCTGGCGGAAGCAAATCGGTTATGTCTCACAGGAAAGTCCGCTGCTGGCCGGTACCATTGCCGAGAATCTCGGATACGGGCTGGACCGCGAGATCAGCAAGGAGGAGTTGAAGCGGGCTGCGGCCATGGCCTACGCTGACGGATTCATTGAAGAGCTGCCGGACGGGTACAACACGGATGTCGGTGAGCGTGGGGTGAAGCTGTCCGGCGGACAGCGGCAGCGGATTGCCATCGCCAGAGCGCTGCTGCGCGATCCGAAGATACTCATGCTGGATGAGGCAACCTCAAGCCTCGACAGCCAGTCGGAGGCCGTAGTGCAGAAGGCGCTGGGCAATCTGATGCAGGGCCGGACCACAATTGTAATCGCCCACAGATTAGCTACGGTGGTGAACGCGGATCAGATTATTTTCATGGAAAAGGGCCGGATTACCGGCAAGGGCACGCATGAGGAGCTGCTGAGGGACCATGAGCTGTACCGTGAATTCGCCGAGCAGCAGCTGCAGCTGAACACACCCGAGCTTCTGAGCCAAGGGATAGAGGAGGGGACTACAGACTATGGTCAAAATACTGGTAGTGGACGACGATCCGCATATCCGCGAATTGGTGGGAGTGTTCCTGAGAGCTGA
- a CDS encoding PLP-dependent aminotransferase family protein, translated as MTHAQRPNHTTTEINTPGPSVHTEDSLPAATGSQQAGTRSVLTDTWKPDPASPLPLHGQISDYFMAKISTGAWPPGMRLAPQRELSRQFGVNRSTVVTALGQLTALGLIEGRRGGGTIVTGVRSTPPASGGSARPSGEAGEAGPSEPQRSGNWNDYVEEGTHYPNLPTVQDINRLEYVPGLIRLGTGEPAPELLPGAAMNEVLAGLAQRVLPPLSYEEPLGNPALRAAVSGLLARSGITAGPDSILITSGALQGLQLIALGLLPRGSSILLEKPSYLYSIHAFQSAGVKFSGLPMDERGLIPEQLAAEAVRSKAAMLYSIPSYHNPTGILMDAGRRRELMEVTGRLGLPILEDGAYQELWLDVPPPPPLKALDHEGRVLHLGTLSKAVSPGLRIGWIAGPEPVVRRLADIKMQSDYGASSLSQLAAASWLTGGYHEEHLQVLRGRLRARRSHMLELLKLHCTGLATWNVPAGGFYIWLSLHQAVPPRKLFSAALSAGLLLNTGDLYDRSDVRHLRLSYAYASAAELEHGIPLLAELIRRGL; from the coding sequence TTGACACATGCACAAAGGCCCAACCATACAACAACAGAAATAAACACGCCCGGCCCATCCGTACATACGGAGGATTCCCTGCCCGCAGCTACTGGATCACAGCAAGCTGGTACCCGCTCCGTCCTGACGGACACCTGGAAGCCGGACCCGGCTTCTCCGCTGCCGCTTCACGGCCAGATCTCCGACTACTTCATGGCGAAGATCAGCACAGGGGCCTGGCCTCCCGGTATGCGTCTGGCCCCGCAGCGGGAGCTCAGCCGCCAGTTCGGAGTGAACCGCAGTACGGTGGTTACAGCGCTGGGCCAGCTGACCGCGCTGGGCCTGATCGAAGGCAGACGCGGCGGCGGAACGATAGTTACAGGCGTGCGTTCAACGCCCCCGGCTTCCGGTGGTTCCGCCAGACCGTCCGGAGAAGCCGGGGAAGCGGGGCCCTCTGAGCCGCAACGCTCCGGCAACTGGAATGACTATGTGGAGGAGGGGACTCACTATCCCAACCTGCCTACCGTGCAGGATATTAACCGGCTCGAATATGTGCCCGGTCTGATTCGGCTCGGGACCGGGGAGCCTGCGCCCGAGTTGCTGCCTGGAGCGGCGATGAATGAGGTGCTGGCCGGACTCGCGCAGCGTGTTCTGCCTCCGCTCTCCTATGAAGAGCCGCTCGGTAATCCGGCGCTGCGGGCGGCGGTCAGCGGGTTACTGGCCCGGAGCGGCATTACCGCTGGACCGGACTCGATTCTGATTACCTCCGGCGCCCTTCAGGGGCTTCAGCTCATTGCCCTTGGGCTGTTGCCGCGCGGCTCATCTATTCTGCTGGAGAAGCCGTCTTATCTGTATTCGATTCATGCCTTTCAGTCTGCGGGGGTGAAATTCAGCGGCCTGCCTATGGATGAGCGCGGTCTGATCCCGGAGCAGCTTGCAGCCGAGGCGGTCCGCAGTAAGGCCGCAATGCTGTACAGCATCCCTTCTTATCACAATCCTACAGGGATCTTGATGGATGCCGGACGCCGCCGGGAGCTGATGGAGGTTACAGGCAGACTCGGGCTGCCCATTCTGGAGGATGGGGCCTACCAGGAATTATGGCTGGACGTCCCGCCTCCGCCTCCACTGAAGGCGCTGGATCATGAGGGGCGGGTCCTGCATCTCGGTACCCTGTCCAAGGCTGTCAGCCCCGGGCTGCGCATCGGCTGGATTGCCGGACCGGAGCCGGTCGTCCGGCGGCTGGCCGACATCAAGATGCAGAGCGATTACGGCGCAAGCTCCCTGTCTCAGCTGGCAGCCGCCAGCTGGCTTACGGGCGGCTATCATGAGGAGCACCTGCAGGTGCTGCGGGGCAGACTGCGCGCGCGCCGCAGCCACATGCTTGAGCTGCTTAAGCTCCATTGCACCGGACTGGCAACCTGGAATGTGCCGGCAGGAGGCTTCTATATCTGGTTGTCTCTCCATCAGGCAGTCCCTCCGCGCAAGCTGTTCAGCGCAGCACTAAGTGCCGGACTGCTGCTGAATACAGGCGATCTGTATGACCGCAGCGACGTTAGGCATCTCAGGCTGTCCTACGCTTATGCCTCTGCGGCCGAGCTGGAGCACGGCATCCCCCTGCTGGCTGAGCTGATCCGGAGAGGACTGTGA
- a CDS encoding molecular chaperone TorD family protein, translating to MTIPTVPSLVVPEACSRWLESRGLIYQLLVDFYGRKPSLSLVAQWSRNREMSVAAEMTEGGRELKRYLCSQEPAMLPAICEKEKLEYKRLMNERAVSSFVAREAAQLGREEEFCNVLSDVYASAGIVFKKCSGEADDHIAIELEFMAVMHERMLYNSFSIRSAMELLEIQEKFLEEHLLKWTPQFCERMNAATDSPLYLGLSHMLEEFLPQDLHMLRAWKASLESSAASMA from the coding sequence ATGACTATACCAACTGTTCCATCGCTTGTTGTGCCGGAGGCTTGCAGCCGCTGGCTGGAGAGCCGGGGATTAATATATCAGCTTCTGGTGGACTTCTATGGAAGAAAACCGTCTCTCTCCCTGGTTGCCCAGTGGAGCCGTAACCGTGAGATGAGTGTTGCTGCGGAGATGACCGAAGGCGGCCGTGAGTTGAAGCGTTACCTGTGCAGCCAGGAGCCAGCCATGCTCCCGGCCATCTGCGAGAAAGAAAAGCTCGAATACAAACGTCTGATGAACGAACGAGCCGTAAGCTCCTTCGTAGCCCGTGAAGCGGCCCAACTGGGCCGTGAGGAAGAATTCTGCAACGTGCTGTCGGATGTGTACGCATCGGCGGGCATTGTCTTCAAGAAGTGCAGCGGCGAAGCTGACGACCATATTGCCATTGAGCTGGAATTCATGGCGGTGATGCACGAGCGGATGCTGTACAACAGCTTCTCCATCCGTAGTGCCATGGAGCTTCTGGAGATTCAGGAGAAGTTCCTCGAAGAGCATCTGCTGAAGTGGACTCCACAATTCTGTGAAAGAATGAACGCTGCCACCGACAGCCCGCTCTATCTGGGGCTCAGCCATATGCTGGAGGAATTCCTTCCGCAGGATCTGCACATGCTGCGTGCCTGGAAGGCTTCGCTGGAGAGCAGCGCAGCATCCATGGCGTAA
- the moaA gene encoding GTP 3',8-cyclase MoaA, whose protein sequence is MEPLTDPFGRIHDYLRISVTDRCNLRCIYCMPAEGMQFQPQDEIMSYEEIAAVVEALAPLGLRKVRLTGGEPLVRKDLEKLVSMIAVIPGIDDISLTTNGLMLPAKAAILKQAGLSRVNISLDSLRPERFSMITRGGDVAKVLKGIEAAEAAGLSPIKLNVVLMKGINDDEIKDFIALTLNSPLNVRFIEYMPIGSASDAWRQTYLPLETVVEACKEAGWTTEEADMPSGNGPSQNRRVTGAKGTFGLIHPVSEHFCDNCNRLRLTADGNIKACLYWQDEYNVRPLISDPAAVQALFRQALGNKPHNHEMALALEHKAQSHTPTVRRMSQIGG, encoded by the coding sequence ATGGAGCCGCTAACTGATCCTTTTGGACGCATACATGATTACCTCCGTATCTCGGTTACAGACCGCTGCAACCTGCGCTGTATCTATTGTATGCCCGCAGAAGGAATGCAATTCCAGCCGCAGGACGAGATTATGAGTTACGAGGAAATTGCCGCTGTGGTGGAGGCGCTGGCCCCCCTCGGCTTGAGGAAGGTCCGGCTAACCGGGGGCGAGCCGCTGGTCCGCAAGGATCTGGAGAAGCTGGTCTCTATGATCGCCGTCATACCCGGCATTGATGATATATCCTTGACTACGAATGGCCTGATGCTGCCAGCCAAAGCGGCTATCCTGAAGCAGGCCGGGCTGTCGCGGGTGAACATCAGCCTAGATTCGCTACGGCCGGAGCGCTTCTCGATGATTACCCGGGGCGGCGATGTTGCCAAGGTGCTGAAGGGAATTGAAGCCGCTGAAGCCGCTGGCCTGTCCCCGATTAAGCTGAATGTCGTGCTGATGAAAGGCATTAACGATGACGAGATCAAGGATTTCATCGCCTTGACCCTGAATAGCCCGCTGAATGTGCGCTTCATTGAATACATGCCGATTGGCAGCGCCAGCGATGCCTGGCGGCAGACCTATCTGCCGCTGGAGACTGTAGTAGAGGCCTGCAAGGAAGCCGGCTGGACCACCGAGGAGGCCGACATGCCCTCCGGGAATGGCCCTTCCCAGAACCGGCGTGTCACCGGCGCGAAGGGCACCTTCGGGCTGATCCACCCGGTCAGCGAGCATTTCTGCGACAATTGCAACCGGCTGCGCCTGACCGCCGATGGTAACATCAAAGCCTGCCTGTACTGGCAGGACGAATATAATGTGCGCCCGCTGATCAGCGACCCTGCGGCGGTGCAGGCCCTGTTCCGCCAGGCGCTCGGCAACAAGCCGCATAACCATGAAATGGCCTTGGCCCTGGAGCACAAAGCCCAGAGCCATACGCCCACCGTCCGCCGCATGTCGCAGATTGGCGGGTAG
- a CDS encoding aspartyl-phosphate phosphatase Spo0E family protein has product MHSPAIVRIRIEQARSMLHKLHIQYGGFNHPEVLRQSVVLDELLNAYDNAYRMNKRPTA; this is encoded by the coding sequence ATGCATAGTCCAGCAATCGTTAGAATTCGTATAGAGCAAGCTAGAAGTATGCTTCATAAATTACATATTCAATATGGCGGTTTCAATCATCCGGAGGTCTTGCGGCAATCCGTAGTGCTGGATGAGTTGCTCAATGCCTACGATAATGCCTATCGGATGAACAAGCGGCCGACTGCTTAA
- a CDS encoding helix-turn-helix transcriptional regulator produces MEHTVKIRDEIAAYLTKHKLSINQFAIASGIHSGTLSRVMKGQQALAMNHLTRVTSGMGLPEDYFYSQYVDECLYDSTPTWRRLRPFLLQCAALSRLDCIERVAQNLLDNLLYAPLLFEVAEELFEQKNWQAAALIYDNVGASEKYQHSERLALCQYRLFLINLGDDPQENLIAATLLENYVNKLDEVNQLDALKQLADIYLALQKWDKVSEVVEEMLRVASVHYDLHGESGRRHRDHKLYKRPLYTYILYAQLMRSCVYEEIGDYKTALDMIPIYMDHSWIREDDEEAWRIKAQYIDWGTANTYLYCLMDGQIEVLDAYVEYISNHENEIFMALFKIVQMANQYKWDVDHVLQRFADYIPYRKIYSIFGEHNKFLHEKNYTQFCSELATYYLTRKRYKGDDVIMQSVDLSAKLDSEQQVIRGTISVDFEIAITDIPKSG; encoded by the coding sequence GTGGAGCATACAGTCAAAATCCGGGACGAGATAGCGGCGTATCTCACAAAACATAAATTGTCTATTAATCAGTTTGCAATTGCCAGCGGAATTCATTCCGGCACACTCAGCCGGGTGATGAAAGGCCAGCAGGCTTTGGCGATGAATCATTTGACCCGTGTGACCAGCGGGATGGGGCTGCCGGAGGATTACTTTTACAGTCAATATGTGGATGAATGTTTATATGATTCGACACCGACTTGGCGGCGTTTACGGCCGTTCCTGCTGCAATGTGCGGCGTTATCGCGTCTGGATTGTATTGAGCGCGTGGCGCAGAATTTACTGGATAATCTGTTGTATGCACCGCTGCTGTTCGAGGTTGCGGAGGAGTTATTTGAGCAGAAGAACTGGCAGGCCGCTGCATTAATCTATGACAATGTGGGAGCCAGCGAGAAATACCAGCATTCCGAACGGTTGGCGCTCTGCCAATATCGGCTCTTCCTGATTAATCTGGGCGATGATCCGCAGGAAAATCTAATCGCTGCTACGTTATTAGAGAATTATGTCAATAAGCTGGATGAAGTCAATCAGTTGGATGCGTTGAAGCAGTTGGCGGATATCTATCTTGCGCTTCAGAAATGGGACAAGGTATCTGAGGTTGTAGAAGAAATGCTCCGAGTGGCCTCTGTCCATTATGACCTTCATGGTGAATCAGGCCGTAGGCATAGAGATCATAAGTTATATAAAAGGCCGCTGTATACATATATATTATATGCTCAGCTTATGAGATCCTGTGTTTATGAAGAGATTGGAGATTACAAAACTGCACTCGATATGATACCTATATATATGGATCATAGCTGGATACGGGAAGATGACGAAGAAGCATGGCGTATTAAGGCTCAATATATAGACTGGGGAACGGCTAATACGTATCTTTACTGCTTAATGGATGGGCAGATTGAGGTTCTTGATGCATATGTCGAATACATCTCAAATCACGAAAATGAAATATTCATGGCGCTGTTCAAGATTGTTCAAATGGCTAATCAGTATAAGTGGGACGTGGATCATGTTTTACAGAGATTTGCGGATTATATTCCGTACCGGAAGATTTACAGTATCTTTGGTGAACATAACAAATTCCTCCATGAAAAAAACTACACCCAATTCTGTAGTGAGCTGGCAACCTATTATCTCACCCGCAAGCGGTACAAAGGCGATGATGTGATTATGCAAAGCGTCGACTTATCCGCCAAATTAGACAGCGAGCAACAAGTGATCCGGGGGACCATATCCGTCGATTTCGAGATTGCGATTACGGATATTCCTAAGTCGGGTTGA